The following proteins are encoded in a genomic region of Arthrobacter jiangjiafuii:
- a CDS encoding ATP-dependent DNA ligase gives MASSGAGLKQQETVNVDGHRLRLTNLDKVLYPETGTTKADVLSYYAAVAGALLPHSRDRPATRKRWVHGVGTPEEPGQVFFQKNIDTSAPTWVKRFEIEHKTSTNIYPLVNDLATLTWLAQSAALEIHVPQWRFGPRGKINNPDRLVLDLDPGEGVDLAQCAEVARLARDILADMGLDARPVTSGSKGIHLYAALDGQQTSSDVSAVAHELARALEADHPDLIVSDMKKSLRKGKVLLDWSQNNANKTTICPYSLRGRFTPTVAAPRTWEELEDPHLAQLDYEQVMQRLADHGDPLAGMDAGELDGDALEDGAGQAAAADPGTPDRLSKYRSMRDAGKTPEPVPEERAEPSDGNSFVIQEHHARRLHWDFRLEHDGVLVSWALPKGPPDSPNQNHLAVQTEDHPLDYGSFEGTIPKGEYGAGEVRIWDHGTYEPEKWRDGKEVIAVLHGQSDGGLASEGGADRRFALIHTGGRGGANNWLIHLMKHQPAPSAEPAPSPQEAVSAASAAPAPSAKTLPDTTDVSSAVAADATENGMPQVEPMLATLGTRADVNNDEEWAFEMKWDGVRAVVDVTPEGVRLISRNGNDMTAAYPELQELRSHLNGERAILDGEIVAVNKAGRPDFGLLQPRMHLTKRREIEAAAARTPVHLMLFDLLWLDGNSLMDLPYTQRREILEQAVEPAGDDGHVQVPPALELSMDDAVEASKELGLEGVMAKRRNGTYSPGRRSKSWIKLKNSFTQEVVVVGWRPGKGNRASKIGSLLVAVPDGHDLTYIGRVGSGLSEKDLALVGGKLKKLARKTAPLDDVPAADASDAQWVRPVLVGEVTYSERTGTGKLRHPAWRGLRPDKKPSDVVVETP, from the coding sequence ATGGCGAGCAGCGGAGCGGGTCTGAAACAGCAGGAGACCGTGAATGTGGACGGTCACCGGCTGCGGCTGACCAATCTGGACAAGGTGCTCTATCCGGAAACCGGAACCACCAAGGCCGATGTCCTGTCCTACTACGCCGCCGTGGCCGGGGCACTGCTGCCGCATTCCCGGGACCGTCCCGCCACCCGCAAACGCTGGGTCCACGGGGTCGGCACACCGGAGGAGCCCGGACAGGTGTTTTTCCAGAAGAACATCGACACCTCGGCGCCCACCTGGGTGAAGCGGTTCGAAATCGAGCACAAGACCTCCACCAACATTTATCCCCTGGTCAATGACCTCGCGACCCTGACCTGGCTGGCGCAGAGCGCGGCCCTGGAAATCCATGTGCCGCAGTGGCGCTTCGGTCCGCGCGGCAAGATCAACAACCCGGACCGGCTGGTGCTTGACCTGGATCCGGGCGAGGGCGTGGACCTGGCCCAATGCGCCGAAGTGGCCCGGCTGGCCCGCGACATCCTCGCCGACATGGGCCTGGACGCCCGTCCCGTCACTTCCGGCTCCAAGGGCATCCACCTCTACGCCGCGCTGGACGGGCAGCAGACCTCCAGCGACGTCAGCGCCGTGGCACACGAACTGGCCCGCGCGCTCGAGGCGGACCACCCGGACCTGATTGTCTCCGACATGAAAAAGTCGCTGCGCAAGGGCAAGGTCCTGCTGGACTGGAGCCAGAACAACGCCAACAAGACCACCATCTGCCCGTACTCGCTGCGCGGCCGGTTCACTCCCACCGTCGCCGCGCCGCGGACCTGGGAAGAGCTGGAAGATCCACACCTGGCGCAGCTGGACTACGAACAGGTGATGCAGCGGCTCGCCGATCACGGCGATCCGCTGGCCGGCATGGACGCCGGAGAACTCGACGGCGATGCCCTGGAAGACGGAGCCGGGCAGGCTGCCGCGGCGGACCCCGGAACCCCGGACCGGCTCAGCAAATACCGCAGCATGCGCGACGCCGGCAAGACTCCGGAACCGGTCCCCGAAGAGCGGGCCGAACCCTCCGACGGCAACAGCTTTGTGATCCAGGAGCACCACGCACGCCGGCTGCACTGGGACTTCCGGTTGGAGCACGACGGCGTCCTCGTCTCCTGGGCGCTGCCCAAGGGACCGCCGGATTCCCCGAACCAGAACCATCTGGCGGTGCAGACCGAGGACCACCCGCTGGATTACGGCAGCTTCGAGGGCACCATCCCCAAGGGTGAATACGGGGCCGGCGAGGTGCGGATCTGGGACCACGGCACCTACGAGCCGGAAAAATGGCGGGATGGCAAAGAGGTCATCGCGGTGCTCCATGGCCAGTCCGACGGCGGTTTGGCCTCCGAAGGCGGCGCCGACCGGCGGTTCGCGCTGATCCACACCGGAGGGCGCGGCGGGGCGAACAACTGGCTGATCCACCTGATGAAGCACCAGCCTGCACCGTCCGCCGAACCGGCACCGTCACCGCAGGAGGCAGTCTCTGCGGCCTCAGCGGCGCCGGCGCCCTCAGCCAAGACGCTGCCGGACACCACCGACGTATCCTCCGCCGTCGCGGCCGACGCCACAGAGAACGGCATGCCGCAGGTGGAACCCATGCTCGCCACGCTCGGTACCCGCGCCGACGTCAACAACGACGAGGAGTGGGCCTTCGAGATGAAGTGGGACGGAGTCCGGGCCGTCGTGGACGTGACCCCCGAAGGCGTCCGGCTCATCAGCCGCAACGGCAACGACATGACCGCCGCCTACCCGGAACTGCAGGAACTGCGCAGCCACTTAAACGGGGAGCGGGCCATCCTGGACGGCGAGATCGTGGCGGTCAACAAGGCAGGCCGCCCCGACTTCGGCTTGCTGCAGCCACGGATGCACCTGACCAAACGGCGCGAGATCGAAGCCGCTGCCGCCCGCACCCCGGTCCACCTGATGCTCTTCGACCTGCTCTGGCTGGACGGAAACTCGCTGATGGACCTGCCCTACACCCAGCGGCGGGAAATCCTGGAGCAGGCGGTGGAGCCGGCAGGCGACGACGGACATGTCCAGGTGCCGCCGGCACTGGAGCTGTCCATGGACGACGCCGTGGAAGCCAGCAAGGAGCTGGGGCTCGAGGGCGTGATGGCCAAGCGCCGGAACGGCACCTATTCCCCCGGCCGGAGGAGCAAAAGCTGGATCAAGCTCAAGAACTCCTTCACACAGGAAGTGGTGGTGGTGGGCTGGCGTCCCGGCAAGGGCAACCGTGCCTCCAAGATCGGGTCCCTGCTGGTGGCAGTGCCGGACGGCCACGACCTGACCTACATCGGCCGCGTGGGATCGGGACTGAGCGAGAAGGACCTGGCCCTGGTGGGCGGAAAGCTCAAGAAACTGGCCCGGAAGACCGCTCCGCTGGACGATGTTCCCGCCGCCGATGCCTCCGATGCCCAATGGGTGCGTCCGGTACTGGTGGGGGAGGTGACGTACTCCGAACGCACCGGCACCGGAAAGCTGCGCCACCCCGCCTGGCGCGGCCTGCGGCCGGACAAAAAACCTTCCGACGTCGTCGTCGAAACCCCCTGA
- a CDS encoding phosphoketolase, whose protein sequence is MSSAPVAPEQPLTDALQEVDTWWRAANYLSAGQIYLRDNPLLRRPLEKTDVKARLLGHWGTTPGLNFIYAHLNRLIREQGREVLFITGPGHGGPANVANAWLEGTYSEIYSHVGRDEDGLRTLFKQFSYPGGVPSHAAPETPGSIHEGGELGYSLAHAYGAVFDNPDLIAATVIGDGEAETGPLAASWHSNSFLDPAVDGAVLPILHLNGYKIANPTILARMPEEQLVKLMEGYGYHPYLVTVEDPASTAQAHADFAAALEACLAEIDAIQAPYRSGQRTAVPADAPDADERNIHAPRWPMIILRSPKGWTGPAVVDGKQVEGTWRAHQVPLSEIHDNPEHLAQLEEWLQSYRPQELFDDAGRLRPEIAALAPAGDLRMSATPYANGGRLLQDLALPPYAEHAVEVDKPGEQRISPMITAGGYLRDVISANPSNFRIFGPDETASNRLQAVYEVTDKAWQQRIDEIDEHLARSGRVAEVLSEHLCEGWLEGYLLTGRHGVFNCYEAFVHIVDSMFNQHAKWLKVSRGLSWRQPVASLNYLLSSHVWQQDHNGFSHQDPGFIDHVVNKKADVIRVYLPPDVNTMLAVTEHILGTRDRVNVVVSGKQPTPAWLNPEEALLHVERGIGIWDFAGSETSGPGEKSDPDVVLGCAGDVPTLEAVAAAALLKEQLPELKIRVVNVVDLMRLQDAAEHPHGLSDRDFDTLFTKDKPVIFAYHGYPWLIHRLTYRRTNHGNLHVRGYKEEGTTTTPFDMAMLNQIDRFQLAIDVLDRVASLGSTQAGFRQWLQDERARCRQYTRDEGQDPPYITGWELQEAQEQTAD, encoded by the coding sequence ATGAGTTCTGCCCCAGTTGCACCGGAACAGCCGCTTACCGACGCCCTGCAGGAGGTGGACACCTGGTGGCGCGCCGCCAACTACCTTTCCGCCGGGCAGATCTACCTGCGGGACAATCCGCTGCTGCGCCGGCCGCTGGAGAAGACGGATGTGAAGGCCCGGCTGCTGGGGCACTGGGGCACCACACCCGGGCTGAACTTCATCTACGCCCATCTGAACCGGCTGATCAGGGAGCAGGGGCGCGAGGTCCTGTTCATCACCGGACCCGGACACGGCGGCCCGGCCAATGTGGCCAACGCCTGGCTGGAGGGAACGTATTCGGAGATCTACAGCCATGTCGGCCGCGACGAGGACGGGCTGCGGACCCTGTTCAAGCAGTTTTCCTATCCCGGCGGGGTGCCCAGCCATGCGGCGCCGGAAACCCCCGGCTCCATCCACGAGGGCGGCGAGCTGGGCTATTCGCTGGCGCACGCCTACGGCGCGGTCTTCGACAACCCGGACCTGATCGCCGCCACGGTGATCGGCGACGGCGAGGCGGAAACCGGACCGCTGGCCGCCAGCTGGCACTCCAACAGCTTCCTGGACCCGGCCGTGGACGGCGCCGTGCTGCCGATCCTGCACCTGAACGGTTACAAGATCGCCAATCCCACGATCCTGGCCCGGATGCCCGAGGAACAACTGGTGAAGCTGATGGAGGGCTACGGGTACCACCCGTATCTGGTCACCGTGGAGGACCCGGCATCCACGGCGCAGGCACATGCCGATTTCGCCGCCGCACTGGAGGCCTGCCTCGCGGAAATCGACGCCATCCAGGCGCCCTACCGCTCCGGGCAGCGCACCGCCGTTCCCGCCGACGCCCCCGACGCCGACGAGCGCAATATCCACGCCCCGCGCTGGCCGATGATCATCCTCCGCTCACCCAAGGGCTGGACCGGGCCGGCTGTGGTGGACGGCAAGCAGGTGGAGGGCACCTGGCGGGCGCACCAGGTGCCGCTGTCCGAAATCCACGACAACCCCGAACATCTGGCCCAGCTGGAAGAGTGGCTTCAGTCGTACCGGCCCCAGGAACTGTTCGACGACGCCGGCCGGCTCCGGCCCGAGATCGCCGCGCTCGCCCCGGCCGGAGACCTGCGGATGAGCGCCACCCCGTACGCCAACGGCGGCCGGCTGCTGCAGGACCTGGCCCTGCCGCCCTACGCCGAACACGCCGTCGAGGTGGACAAACCGGGGGAGCAAAGGATTTCCCCGATGATCACCGCCGGCGGCTACCTGCGCGACGTGATCTCGGCGAACCCGTCCAACTTCCGGATCTTCGGCCCGGACGAGACCGCCTCGAACCGGCTGCAGGCCGTCTACGAGGTGACGGACAAGGCCTGGCAGCAGCGCATCGACGAGATCGACGAGCACCTGGCCCGCAGCGGCAGGGTCGCCGAAGTCCTGTCCGAGCACCTCTGCGAAGGCTGGCTGGAGGGCTACCTGCTCACCGGCCGGCACGGGGTCTTCAACTGCTACGAAGCCTTTGTCCACATTGTCGATTCCATGTTCAACCAGCACGCCAAATGGCTGAAGGTCAGCCGCGGCCTGTCCTGGCGGCAGCCGGTCGCGTCGCTGAACTACCTGCTCTCCAGCCATGTCTGGCAGCAGGACCACAACGGGTTCTCGCACCAGGATCCGGGCTTCATCGACCACGTGGTCAACAAGAAGGCCGACGTGATCCGGGTGTACCTGCCGCCGGACGTGAACACCATGCTGGCGGTGACCGAACATATCCTGGGCACCCGGGACCGGGTGAACGTGGTGGTCTCCGGAAAACAGCCCACCCCCGCCTGGCTGAATCCAGAAGAGGCGCTGCTGCACGTGGAACGCGGCATCGGCATCTGGGACTTCGCCGGCAGCGAAACCTCCGGGCCCGGCGAAAAGTCCGATCCCGACGTCGTTCTGGGCTGTGCCGGCGACGTCCCCACCCTGGAGGCCGTAGCCGCGGCGGCACTGCTGAAGGAGCAGCTGCCGGAGCTGAAAATCCGGGTTGTAAACGTGGTGGACCTGATGCGGCTGCAGGACGCCGCAGAGCACCCGCACGGGCTTTCCGACAGGGATTTCGATACCCTGTTCACCAAGGACAAGCCGGTCATTTTCGCTTACCACGGCTATCCCTGGCTGATTCACCGGCTGACCTACCGGCGGACCAACCACGGCAATCTGCATGTGCGCGGCTACAAGGAAGAGGGCACCACCACCACGCCCTTCGACATGGCCATGCTGAACCAGATCGACCGTTTCCAGTTGGCCATCGACGTGCTGGACCGGGTAGCGTCGCTGGGATCAACGCAGGCCGGTTTCCGGCAGTGGCTGCAGGATGAACGGGCACGCTGCCGGCAGTACACCCGGGACGAAGGGCAGGACCCGCCGTACATCACCGGCTGGGAACTGCAGGAGGCCCAGGAACAGACCGCGGACTGA